gtattttcttataaatccTTAATACATCTTATACatttaatacataaaaaaaaaaaattgttaaaattaacaataaatactaaactaaattaatttataacctaAGACTTATAAGTCTCATAAATTGTTCCAGGTTGCATGTGCAAGTAAAGCTATACAATCCAATGAAAGATGTAATcaataaaacttgaaaaaaataaaaatatcaaataaaaccTCAAGAATTAAGAAAAGTTATCAAATATATAGTACAATTATgttgtcaaaattattaattaaacaactGTTATATCTATTGTTCCCATATAACAATCTGTTTCAATTCTTGAGCAAGTCTGCTCTCAAGATCGATAGGTGCTAGTGTCTTTTTTTGCATATGTGTCTTGCTGTAGATACTTGTGACCAGATTTAAATTGCAAGTCTAGTATAAGCCTTACACAAGAAATTTGTGAGTAAGTCGAATAACGTCAGGGAGACATCTTGCCCGGAGCTCGAGTAACAAACGGTTGCAAGCAAGTTTGAACTTGTCcttacccgatgaaaaaagtttttgtctaattatatatgattatatatatgatcgtatatataaccatatataattatatataattatacatgaaatcatacataattatacatgattatacatgggattatatataattatatataagccgatacataattagatctgatcatacctggctgttataactccatatacaataaacatatataagtctatatatgatcaggtctaatcatatatgagtctatatataattagatatgatcatacttggctgttataactccatttataataaccatatataagtctacatatgatcagatctgatcatatatgagtctatatataattagatataatcatacctggctgttatagccccatatataatcatatataagtctatacatgattagatctgatcagacatgactgatacaaacccatatataattagatctgatcagacatggctaatataaattcatgtatagtcgtgcataaggttatatatgattggatctgatcagactttattgatatgaaacctataaatatttcattatatatatagttccaataaatatatatatttatatatgtatatatatatatatacggtgacttttttacatatattctGTACATTTCCGTGACTTGGCGACATTTCCGTGACTTCACGGAAATGTCATGGTGTTTATATGACATTTCCGTGACTTTGGATCACGATCTATATTGATCGTGAAAAATGGCGGCCCGAGGTGGTCCCTTATACATGGGACCCTTTTCAGTAAGTCATGGAAATGTACAAGtgacatacatatatatatatatatatatatagataaattttctgGATTCCggtaaatctataaaaaaataaatttcacatAAAACATTTGTGTGTCGATTTAAAAGTcggtcattattattattattattattattattattattattttaatttatcattctagatttatgaaattttctaaaattttttttatgcatgtatatataatacttttttttatatacgatTTTCAGaacatacaaaaattattgtctcATACCATGATCGCATTGCGCGGACAGCGTCCCGGGACTCTGAGATTCCTTCACGATGGGCACATATATCATCATGATGCCCGATATGAACCCGATGAAGAGGAATATGTGTGTTCCTTAAGGACGTCAatatttcaatgtcaagcaaCCGCAACGGTAGATGACAACGCCGATGTACAAGTGTTCGGTACTCATTTTTCATGCACCACGGTTTACAGCCCAGGAATTGAGAAGACAGCAGATGATTTTGGAGTTGAAGAGACGAGCTATGCGCAGCAATGCGCCaccaaatgaaatttttaatgcagtTTCCCGAGAGTaagtactctcttaaaatgaaccagtgaaatttcactgattctccagtgaaatccactggttcaaccaataaaattcactgattcaaccagtggacTAAGATGATCGCTTGGCTCACTGGTTGATCAACCAGTGATACACGCCGGTttactacataaatataaacaaaataggttagattaattttattgtttataaacgtttatttaaaaacaaagtgaACTAAAAAAGTCtgaataacaattatatttaattaaaaattatttagtaataaaataaataatatttcgcaGTAATTCTCAGCCAGTAACATATATAGTGGCGGGTGCATAGCtcgtattaatattaattataataaaactcaTTTTATCCATCAGGTTTGATGATATTGCCGACATATTCAATCCTGCGGCTGGTCGGATGATGATAATTCGTGAACGGCGACTTCACCGCCCACCAATGCCTGCAACTGTCAATCATGTGGGACCAATGCTTGATCGCTATTTACCTGCGGTAGAAATTTATCGTGGTGAAGTCCAAGGAACAGACGGAAGTTTAGCATTTATATTCGGATCTCAACAAATGATGGAGCGTTTAAATAACGTCGCGGAGTTGTTTATCGATGGAACATTTAGGGTAAATTATTCaagcattttatttatataattaaatagcaAAAGTAttcgatattttattttttattatttttgatttaacatatatttattacggTGTTTAAAGGAAAAAcaagtttatttttctttttgtttttatggtatccaaaaacgcgggaaattttttttttttttttagaattttctagctcACAAACCAATcaactgatttttataaacgataattatttttgtaggaaattgaatgctttACAAAAGAAgtcttcaatatttttttgataaatccagctgtttaaaagttatttgagtttGAAGTGaaattaactataaatttatttcttatttatcttttataccttactttcaatttttggatactataaaaaaaattttttttttttttgtttggagCACCCCaatgtttatataaatacaccATTTTTTCAGGCTGTTCCAAACCAACCACGGTTCTGTCAGTTGTTAATCATTCACTGTCGGCGATTAGAcgtggtaattaattttttttttttgttttacgcgTTCTTGAGTAAAGATATGACTGTCACAGTTAAATGttaatttcttatatattctTGCGCTGGTACTTTTGTATCGATTTCGAATCCTTTCGATCACGCTTCCTTACCTGTGAGGGGTCACTTTTGCCTTTGCACcactttcatattttatttggaTGCTacttaattactaaatttgatataatttatttattttatttaaattaaattttatttactctttTAGGGACTTCCTGCCTTATTTATTCTTTGTGAGAGAAGAACTACTGCTATGTATGAAGCGATTTGGCGCTTTATAATTGATAGAGCACCTAACATCCGTAACAGCCTTCAATTCGTTTCTGGGGATTTTGAAAGGGCATCTATCCGAGCAATCCGCAATGAAATGCCGTGGACGATCTTTCGGGGTTGCTGGTTTCACTTTACTCGAGTAATTatcgcaataattttttactgtctatatatatattaaatttaataatcataattaactATGAGTGGGAATGTATTAGACatgagacaaatttaaaatcataaataaatagagtaaataatagaaaaaaaaaatattaaaaaaaaattcacttatagatttttaaattttttaaaggcgcatttttttcaaattttatttatcaattattaactctatttattaattatattttaaatttgtctgatgtctgctacattcacacccattaattaaataccaataattaaaaaaaaaggaaaatattaatattagttATTAACTACGGTATTTTCTATTGCAGGCTGTAACCAGGAGATGGCGGCGACTCCGTTTAAATCGTGCTCCACAAATTATTTTGCACCTGACTTGGGTACTACCCTTGGTTCCtgcaaatttatttagacaggGCTTTGAAGAAATTAGACGTCAAGCTAATCTTGCCAGAGAAGATTTTCCtcgagtaaattttttcataagttACCTTGAGACATTCTGGCTACCACTGGCTGACCGAGTATCTACTCGTCATTCAGTCATCCGCACAAATAATGTTGCGGAAGCGTTCAACCGCCAGCTGATTCCAAGATTAGGAGGTGGTAACCTggacttatttttatttattggtacgtatattagaaaaatttcaattctcttaaatttatatactgtCTCTTTAAGAGTTTAGTAGAGAGTCGCAGCTTTTCTACTGCGattcgttattttttactctCCTATATCACATGCGCTAAAATTATTACcccaatatattaattaactcaTCAATtcaaggccattctcagataGTGCCCtcacttttcaaaaattttcaatgacttttaACTGTCATAAGTGTATTAAAtgtttatcaattaatttaaaaaaaaattaaaacattaattgaaaaaaggacaacttATAAGTGATTTTGCCAGggtatagatttaaaaaaaaaaagttatttacacttgatatcaattgggagtgagcaaaatttgttaaatcttcatgtcaattttataattcgagtgtttaaattttgttggctaaaattaattcaacaaattttgtttaacccccaattgatatcaattataaataattttttgaaaattctatacctcaacgaaattacgactacgtcgtcctttttttaattaaggttttgatttttttttaattaattaataaaattttaatacggttatgacagttAAAAGTcatagtatatttttaaaaagtgggggggggcactgtctgagaatgttcttaactcaaaaaattgtttttttttgtttttcccaGAAAGATTAGCCGTTATTATCAGAGATGAAGAGTTGAGGTGGCGGCGTTTAGATCAAGGGCACGATCTTGGTGCAGAACGTCGTGCTTATCAATCACATGTTGATAGcaggataataaattttcaacgtGCGCTAGACAATGAaaggtttaaattattatgattattatgattattgttatcattattattagtattattactattattagtacactgtaaaaagagcggtgttaaaaatggacttattttaactccgcccggtgttaaaattaaattacaccggtgtaggaggagtaattcaccggggttaaaaataccggtatTAAATCGGGGtagccggtgtaaaagcggagtaaaatcggtgtaaaagcggagtaataccggtgtaaaagcagggtaaactgcgtccgcttggagtattaactttaaagattataaaacacaaaaaatgtcagttctctatgaaaattaataaaaaatatcatttattaacaagtatagtgatcgaataagtaaaaatattcacaaaataaaatattttaacaccggtaaagaatatctacaccggcggcggcgttattttaacaccggtctagaatatttacaccggtggcggcgttattttcacaccgctttcgggggtaaatttaacaccaataattttaacacctacaccgcttggacttaccccggtgattttttacagtgtattgttattattattattattattattattattattattattattattattattattattattattatttttgttataggATTACAGTTGTTGAATTCCTACATTCCATAATGTTACAAAGAGTGGAAGTCGCAATTATGGACGCAAATATTCGGCTTaatggtaaataattatcaattttcggattatttttataaaaataaataaatgtataaacaatataaacatatatgtgcATTTTATGGCTAATATAGATGAGAATTTCGACTCTGAAGATGAAATGCCTCGCCTGCAGGATTTGGAGGACCCCATAAACGCTGCCATTATTCCAGAAAATCCATTACCTCCAGCACGGAATCCCCGACGACGCTTCCGAAGACAAGGTGTTGGTGCTAATGGGCAAAATATGAATCAAGTTCAAGGAGGAGCTGCTGGACACGACGTTCCGCAAAATGTTCGCCAGCCACGTGGGAGACCACGCAATCAAAATGCAGTCCCAGATCCTATTATTCCCATCGTCATCGATATCCATCAGGAAGGTAACAAAGTCTTTGATTTACGCGGGTTTCATATTTGCTATAAAGTAAAAGACCTAGCATTTGATTAGGGAACTATGGTACTTGATCACTTCCTGTATttgtactctcttaaaatgaaccaatgaaatttcactgattctcCAGTGGAAtccactgattcattttaagagagtatatCTAAATTCAGTAAATTTGATTGAATACAGGTATACCAATTTAGAGTAGTCAGTTACTGAGTCGCTTACCGTACTTTCTGaaattcattgaaataaataatatttattatgttaatttttttttcaacagaaaTTGAAGAATTACCAGCTGAAGTACTCGATGATGCAGGTGGAATAGAACCTGTGGATGGTCCTCGTGGAATCTATGAACAGATTGAAATAATCAACTTCGATGGCGATGAAGTTGCTGAAGAAG
The Microplitis mediator isolate UGA2020A chromosome 6, iyMicMedi2.1, whole genome shotgun sequence genome window above contains:
- the LOC130670580 gene encoding uncharacterized protein LOC130670580, yielding MTTPMYKCSVLIFHAPRFTAQELRRQQMILELKRRAMRSNAPPNEIFNAVSREFDDIADIFNPAAGRMMIIRERRLHRPPMPATVNHVGPMLDRYLPAVEIYRGEVQGTDGSLAFIFGSQQMMERLNNVAELFIDGTFRVNYSSILFI
- the LOC130670128 gene encoding uncharacterized protein LOC130670128, which translates into the protein MPWTIFRGCWFHFTRAVTRRWRRLRLNRAPQIILHLTWVLPLVPANLFRQGFEEIRRQANLAREDFPRVNFFISYLETFWLPLADRVSTRHSVIRTNNVAEAFNRQLIPRLGGGNLDLFLFIERLAVIIRDEELRWRRLDQGHDLGAERRAYQSHVDSRIINFQRALDNERITVVEFLHSIMLQRVEVAIMDANIRLNDENFDSEDEMPRLQDLEDPINAAIIPENPLPPARNPRRRFRRQGVGANGQNMNQVQGGAAGHDVPQNVRQPRGRPRNQNAVPDPIIPIVIDIHQEEIEELPAEVLDDAGGIEPVDGPRGIYEQIEIINFDGDEVAEEDDMTCVICLINRPKMAVVPCNHICLCLRCNFGRELQDAENLMRNQFYRPVCPLCRGPFRSARQT